In a genomic window of Thiosocius teredinicola:
- the rpmG gene encoding 50S ribosomal protein L33, protein MAKAVREKIRLNSSAGTGHFYTTTKNKKTMTGKMEIKKYDPVARKHVMYKEGKIK, encoded by the coding sequence ATGGCTAAAGCTGTTCGCGAGAAAATCCGCCTGAACTCAAGTGCAGGCACCGGTCACTTCTACACCACCACCAAAAACAAGAAGACCATGACCGGCAAGATGGAAATCAAAAAGTACGATCCGGTCGCACGCAAGCACGTGATGTACAAAGAAGGCAAGATCAAGTAA
- a CDS encoding DesA family fatty acid desaturase has translation MIDGILGLSWWQLILVVLGMTHITIVAVTVFLHRSQAHRALDLHPVLSHFFRFWLWLTTGMVTREWVGVHRRHHARCETEEDPHSPQIFGLNKVLWEGAELYRESASKQEIVERYARGTPDDWLERKVYGHFRYLGIVIMLVIDVLLFGVLGVAAWAVQMIWIPFFAAGVINGVGHYWGYRNFESPDAATNISPWGILIGGEELHNNHHAFPSSAKLSARWWEFDIGWMYIRLFSLLGLAKVRRVARKPVVDSGKSVIDMDTVKAVVVHRMHVLADYARDVIKPVTDAEFCNSEQHCRRLARQARRLLLREEATMDASSRKRLQKLLDRSQVLATVHRSRKQLQDVWERTASSQDALLASLQQWCKEAEASGIKALQDFARTLRGYYPAVG, from the coding sequence ATGATCGACGGCATCCTCGGCCTGTCCTGGTGGCAACTGATCCTCGTTGTACTGGGCATGACGCATATCACCATTGTCGCCGTTACCGTTTTTCTGCATCGCAGCCAAGCGCACCGCGCGCTGGACCTGCACCCGGTGCTGTCACATTTCTTCCGCTTCTGGTTGTGGTTGACCACCGGCATGGTCACGCGCGAATGGGTGGGTGTGCATCGCCGCCATCACGCGCGCTGCGAAACGGAAGAAGATCCGCACAGCCCGCAGATCTTCGGTCTCAACAAGGTGTTGTGGGAGGGTGCCGAGCTGTACCGCGAGAGCGCCAGCAAGCAGGAAATCGTCGAGCGCTACGCCCGCGGAACGCCTGACGACTGGCTGGAGCGCAAGGTGTACGGGCATTTTCGTTATCTCGGCATCGTCATCATGCTCGTGATCGACGTGCTGCTGTTCGGCGTGCTCGGCGTGGCCGCCTGGGCGGTACAGATGATCTGGATACCGTTCTTCGCGGCAGGTGTGATCAACGGCGTTGGTCACTACTGGGGTTACCGCAATTTCGAATCACCCGACGCCGCCACCAATATCTCGCCGTGGGGCATACTGATCGGCGGTGAAGAGTTGCACAACAATCACCACGCCTTCCCGAGTTCGGCAAAGCTGTCGGCCCGCTGGTGGGAGTTTGATATCGGCTGGATGTATATCCGTCTGTTCTCGCTGCTGGGTCTGGCCAAGGTGCGCCGGGTCGCGCGCAAACCCGTTGTCGACAGCGGCAAGAGCGTGATCGATATGGATACGGTCAAGGCAGTGGTGGTTCACCGTATGCACGTGCTGGCCGACTATGCGCGCGACGTAATCAAACCCGTCACCGACGCGGAGTTCTGCAATTCGGAGCAGCATTGTCGCCGGCTGGCGCGCCAGGCGCGTCGCCTATTGCTGCGCGAAGAGGCGACCATGGATGCGTCGAGCCGCAAACGCCTGCAGAAGCTGCTCGATCGCAGCCAGGTGCTGGCGACCGTCCATCGCTCGCGCAAGCAATTGCAGGATGTCTGGGAGCGCACGGCGTCGAGCCAGGATGCGTTGTTGGCGTCGTTGCAGCAGTGGTGCAAGGAAGCGGAAGCCAGCGGTATCAAGGCGCTTCAGGATTTCGCGCGTACCTTACGCGGCTACTATCCGGCTGTAGGCTGA